The Thiosulfativibrio zosterae genome has a window encoding:
- a CDS encoding LysM peptidoglycan-binding domain-containing protein encodes MSCSLTLLSACQTVPTQTAQNAISEPTLTTDESPKLPILDLEIHNAESDIPEDLALRVLQNTQQNLNLLADTTPEEPLSIFVKPTEGAKDLWPVLSERFFITPANTHNFQDYLNYYTKNPNYLTRISDRARPYLYFILQEVKSRQMPYEVALLPVVESGFQPYAKSYQSAAGLWQFMPNTGEMFGLERNWWYDGRQDIHRSTEAALNYLQQLYVQNEYDWLLALASYNAGYGNVLKAKRLYLNKNPNGDANFWNIRKYLPKETQHYVPQLLAVSYLVKHRQSYQITLNPIENHVHFEKVNLSQQVDFISLAKITGVAKEQLKLLNAGYLQPTTPPKGPFEILLPVAASQTFKAALDKQPEILAVQWTKHVVKKGESLSVIAEKYKTRAAAIQRLNEMKNTNIRVGKTLLIPVPVQYAKQLLKPKEPVKYQGSVVFHKVKTGESLWTIARYYDITTKELCQWNNIGIREPLYKGQNLKIRSNQYGKQVTYTLKNGDSLWTVAQKYKVSTNQLARWNQISEAEVLQPGQKISVWVKS; translated from the coding sequence TTGTCTTGCAGCCTGACTTTGTTGTCGGCTTGCCAAACTGTGCCAACCCAAACCGCGCAAAATGCAATCTCCGAACCAACCCTGACCACTGATGAATCTCCTAAACTGCCTATTTTGGACTTAGAAATTCACAATGCAGAATCTGACATACCTGAAGACCTTGCTTTAAGGGTTTTGCAAAACACCCAGCAAAATCTTAATTTATTGGCCGACACGACACCTGAAGAACCCTTATCGATTTTTGTTAAGCCAACTGAGGGCGCTAAAGATCTTTGGCCAGTATTGTCTGAACGTTTTTTTATTACGCCCGCTAATACTCATAACTTTCAGGACTATTTAAACTATTACACCAAAAACCCTAATTATCTCACCCGCATTTCAGATAGAGCACGGCCTTATTTGTATTTTATTTTGCAAGAAGTCAAAAGTCGTCAAATGCCCTACGAAGTGGCTTTATTACCGGTGGTTGAAAGTGGTTTTCAACCCTATGCCAAGTCTTATCAAAGCGCTGCCGGACTTTGGCAGTTTATGCCCAATACAGGTGAAATGTTTGGGCTAGAACGCAACTGGTGGTATGACGGTCGTCAAGACATACATCGCAGTACTGAAGCCGCTTTAAATTACTTGCAACAACTCTATGTACAAAACGAATACGACTGGCTTTTGGCCCTAGCCTCTTATAATGCTGGTTATGGCAATGTGCTTAAGGCAAAACGACTTTACTTAAATAAAAACCCGAATGGGGATGCCAATTTTTGGAACATTCGTAAATATTTACCCAAAGAAACACAACATTATGTGCCGCAATTGCTAGCAGTAAGTTATTTGGTAAAGCACCGTCAGAGTTACCAAATCACTTTAAACCCCATTGAAAACCATGTGCATTTTGAAAAAGTCAACCTAAGCCAACAAGTGGACTTTATCAGCTTGGCTAAAATTACAGGGGTTGCTAAAGAACAATTAAAACTGTTAAACGCTGGGTATCTTCAACCCACGACACCGCCTAAGGGTCCATTTGAAATATTATTGCCTGTCGCAGCCAGTCAAACCTTTAAAGCGGCATTGGATAAACAGCCCGAAATTTTGGCAGTACAATGGACTAAACATGTCGTTAAAAAAGGCGAAAGCCTAAGCGTTATTGCCGAAAAATATAAAACCAGAGCAGCTGCCATCCAACGCCTCAATGAGATGAAAAATACCAATATCCGCGTTGGCAAAACCTTATTAATACCCGTACCCGTTCAATATGCCAAGCAGCTTTTAAAACCCAAAGAACCGGTTAAATATCAAGGATCGGTTGTTTTTCACAAGGTTAAAACAGGCGAATCCTTATGGACAATTGCACGCTATTACGACATAACAACCAAAGAGTTATGTCAATGGAATAATATCGGGATACGCGAGCCGTTATATAAAGGCCAAAACTTGAAAATTCGTTCCAATCAATATGGCAAACAAGTAACTTATACCCTGAAAAATGGGGATAGTTTATGGACTGTGGCTCAAAAATATAAAGTGTCAACCAATCAGTTAGCGCGATGGAATCAAATTTCGGAAGCCGAGGTGTTACAGCCTGGCCAAAAAATCAGCGTTTGGGTTAAAAGTTAG
- a CDS encoding transglycosylase SLT domain-containing protein, which translates to MLFFSNPNFAKPDIASLTEQQRLFLEAYDAINKKDRALIADYKKRLSGYVLAPYLSFFDFYKNIDSTPNSAIEQFVIQNKDNHLSGRLKYYWLNHLGRSQQWRSFLAHYNSEDFTAQNLKCYATLAELNTQPKPESSDKAKALWQTGKPLSRACQPLENYLIKNKLLTGSMVWENINMAMGRDEITYATKLSKHLSQNERNIFQAWLKIHKDPSQLTQPLPSEYPGQVRQNIFIQGIKKLSKKDPKLAQKLVTQDAKRYGLNQAEELSLMRIISLRLARNYQPDAKSLLDQVNETDSSESTLRWQLQLALRHSDWASVLEVYEKLEDDEKTTEKWQYWLARALDNTQEPKKAQQIYKNLATKRNFYGFLAADKLKQDYQFNPSPSKKIDVNELIQKYSQLPRIKELLAIDWLLNANREWYHLLQTAKNDELEAISYLATDWQQHNIAIRGLAMAENWNNIELRFPTPHKTPVLQAAKQHAVDPAWIYGVMRRESAFATDIRSPVGATGLMQLMPNTARFIGQKIGVKPQTYKNLTNAESNIELGSAYLSYLNEKFQGNRILATAAYNAGPNRVEDWIPDDQQLPADQWIDSIPFNETRRYVKAVLEYTIIFQSLLNQKYDRLENYLLPIGQLQSAKSDSSTLVKN; encoded by the coding sequence TTGCTTTTTTTTTCAAACCCCAATTTTGCAAAACCGGATATTGCCAGCCTAACCGAACAACAGCGCTTATTTTTAGAGGCTTACGATGCCATTAATAAAAAAGACCGTGCGCTCATTGCTGATTACAAAAAACGTCTTTCCGGTTATGTACTTGCTCCCTACTTAAGCTTTTTTGATTTTTATAAAAACATCGACAGCACGCCTAACAGCGCGATTGAACAGTTCGTTATCCAAAACAAAGACAATCATTTGTCTGGCCGCCTAAAATACTACTGGTTGAATCACTTAGGGCGAAGCCAACAATGGCGCAGTTTTCTAGCCCATTATAATTCTGAAGATTTTACGGCTCAGAACCTTAAATGTTATGCCACTTTGGCTGAACTCAACACCCAACCCAAACCAGAATCTTCAGACAAGGCTAAAGCGCTTTGGCAAACTGGCAAACCCCTGTCAAGAGCTTGCCAACCCCTAGAAAACTATTTAATCAAAAACAAGCTATTAACAGGCTCTATGGTTTGGGAAAATATCAATATGGCCATGGGTCGTGATGAAATCACCTATGCGACCAAGTTATCCAAACACTTATCGCAAAACGAGCGCAATATTTTCCAGGCCTGGTTAAAAATTCACAAAGATCCAAGCCAATTAACCCAGCCTTTACCCTCAGAGTATCCGGGGCAAGTTCGCCAAAATATTTTTATTCAAGGTATTAAAAAGCTTTCTAAAAAAGACCCTAAACTTGCCCAAAAATTGGTCACGCAAGACGCTAAGCGTTATGGGCTGAACCAAGCTGAAGAATTGAGTTTAATGAGAATTATCTCTTTACGCTTAGCAAGAAATTACCAGCCAGATGCTAAGTCCTTATTAGACCAGGTCAATGAAACAGACAGCTCTGAAAGCACGCTTCGTTGGCAGTTACAACTGGCTCTGCGCCATTCTGACTGGGCAAGTGTTCTTGAAGTCTATGAAAAACTAGAAGATGATGAAAAGACCACCGAAAAATGGCAATACTGGCTAGCAAGGGCACTCGATAACACCCAAGAACCCAAAAAAGCCCAGCAAATTTATAAAAACCTAGCCACAAAAAGAAACTTTTATGGTTTTTTAGCCGCGGATAAACTCAAGCAAGATTATCAATTTAACCCTAGCCCCTCTAAAAAAATAGATGTTAATGAATTAATTCAAAAATATTCACAACTTCCCAGAATTAAAGAGTTGCTGGCGATTGACTGGCTTTTGAATGCGAATCGAGAATGGTACCATCTGCTTCAAACGGCCAAAAATGATGAATTAGAAGCCATCAGTTATTTAGCGACCGACTGGCAACAACATAACATAGCGATTCGTGGACTGGCGATGGCAGAAAACTGGAATAATATTGAACTGCGCTTTCCGACACCCCATAAAACACCTGTGCTGCAAGCTGCTAAACAACATGCCGTTGACCCTGCATGGATTTATGGCGTTATGCGCCGAGAGAGTGCGTTTGCCACAGACATTCGCTCACCCGTAGGCGCAACTGGGTTAATGCAACTCATGCCCAATACGGCGCGATTTATTGGTCAGAAAATTGGGGTCAAACCACAGACCTACAAAAACCTAACCAATGCAGAATCTAACATTGAATTAGGGTCGGCCTATTTAAGTTATCTCAATGAGAAATTCCAAGGTAATCGTATCCTTGCAACCGCGGCCTATAATGCAGGGCCTAACCGCGTAGAAGATTGGATTCCAGATGATCAACAACTCCCCGCTGATCAATGGATTGACAGCATTCCCTTTAACGAAACGCGCCGTTATGTAAAAGCCGTTTTAGAATACACGATTATTTTTCAGTCATTATTGAATCAAAAATATGACCGCTTAGAAAATTACTTGCTACCGATTGGTCAATTGCAAAGTGCAAAATCTGATTCGTCAACTTTGGTAAAAAATTAA
- a CDS encoding low molecular weight protein-tyrosine-phosphatase, protein MKKVSVIFVCLGNICRSPTAHGVFRQLVNDKGWANHIEIDSAGTAAYHVGKQADARSRSVAKQRGIAMDDLRARKVDLGDIIEFDYILAMDETNYADLLEMALPEHRHKIRLFLEFAPQFNQKEVPDPYYGGADGFNFVFDLVEAASVGLLADIEQKYLHK, encoded by the coding sequence ATGAAAAAGGTATCTGTAATATTTGTGTGTTTGGGCAATATTTGCCGTTCGCCAACAGCGCATGGTGTTTTTAGACAGTTAGTCAATGATAAGGGTTGGGCGAATCATATTGAAATTGATTCGGCAGGCACGGCAGCCTATCATGTGGGCAAACAGGCGGATGCACGCTCGCGCAGTGTGGCCAAGCAGCGTGGCATAGCCATGGATGATTTGCGCGCTAGAAAAGTGGATTTGGGAGATATTATTGAGTTTGATTATATTCTAGCGATGGACGAAACTAATTATGCTGACCTATTAGAAATGGCATTGCCAGAGCATCGTCATAAAATTCGTTTATTTTTAGAGTTTGCGCCGCAATTTAATCAGAAAGAAGTGCCAGATCCATATTATGGCGGTGCAGATGGATTTAATTTTGTATTTGATTTGGTAGAAGCCGCTTCAGTTGGGCTATTGGCGGATATAGAGCAGAAATACTTACACAAATAA
- a CDS encoding RluA family pseudouridine synthase: MSTKASTENFLFSEDWIIFQDDDILVVNKPSGLLSVPGRLTDPSFCLVGRLPDNLQHCLIVHRLDMDTSGIMILAKHKDAHKHLSMQFQNRETQKHYHALISGYPSCHQGQTMLPMRCDWENRPLQMIDFTHGKTARTLWSIEETHRIPQTNTFYSLVKLTPITGRSHQLRLHMKMLGHPILGDNLYSDNLSYQLTKRLCLHATELTIQHPATHATLTFNQPINLNEYINPILNGTNHA; the protein is encoded by the coding sequence ATGAGTACAAAAGCGTCCACTGAAAACTTTTTATTCTCTGAGGATTGGATTATTTTCCAAGATGACGATATTTTAGTGGTTAACAAACCTTCTGGACTCTTATCCGTGCCCGGACGCTTAACGGATCCAAGTTTTTGTTTAGTTGGCCGCCTACCCGACAATTTGCAACACTGTTTAATCGTGCATCGCTTAGACATGGACACTTCGGGCATCATGATTTTAGCCAAACACAAAGACGCTCATAAACATTTGAGCATGCAATTTCAAAACCGAGAAACACAAAAACATTATCATGCATTGATAAGCGGCTATCCATCCTGCCATCAAGGACAAACAATGCTCCCAATGCGCTGCGACTGGGAAAACCGACCTTTACAAATGATTGATTTTACACATGGTAAAACCGCCCGCACCCTTTGGTCAATTGAAGAAACTCATCGAATACCGCAAACAAACACTTTTTATTCACTGGTTAAATTAACCCCTATTACGGGACGCTCTCATCAACTGCGATTACATATGAAAATGCTAGGACACCCCATCTTAGGTGATAACTTATACTCAGACAACTTAAGCTATCAGCTGACTAAACGGCTTTGCTTGCATGCAACAGAACTCACGATTCAACACCCAGCCACACACGCAACACTTACCTTTAATCAACCTATTAATTTGAACGAATACATTAACCCCATACTCAATGGCACAAATCATGCTTAG